Proteins encoded by one window of Aphis gossypii isolate Hap1 chromosome X, ASM2018417v2, whole genome shotgun sequence:
- the LOC114130531 gene encoding uncharacterized protein LOC114130531, translated as MAALDYTQVDFKRLMNRTLVSKSFADKEKKCRFILRFVPDININSCCETVVEILLSLETILVDLGWTGDRPEQQDLNPDWHKALYAKVLQLIDYKSKANVIEDVCEKAASYGHQLCLNLARYLGVPWHSPLPYEYSACDLAAGIGDLNCLKVAFYEGSRRNKSTCAAAAADGHLECLRFLHENGCEWDVETCNQAAAGGHLDCVKYAHENGCEWDEVATMQAAVNGHQSVLEYLHENNCPWDEVTSYHAAINGHLDCLFYCYKNGCPWDEATCRYAATYGHIDILKFARQNGCPWDKRTTEEAARTGQLECLQYCHNNGCPWDEAVCHQAARNGHLGCLIYAHENGCPWDSRTFNEALSNGNIDCLNYAFNKGCPREGETFIFHLPNTNNEPERTPIDRHLHKRSKIDK; from the coding sequence ATGGCTGCATTGGACTATACGCAAGTAGACTTCAAAAGACTTATGAACAGGACATTAGTGTCCAAGAGTTTTGCCgacaaggaaaaaaaatgcagGTTCATCTTGCGGTTTGTTCCAGACATCAACATTAACAGCTGTTGCGAGACCGTCGTCGAAATATTGTTGTCGTTGGAGACCATTCTTGTAGACTTGGGCTGGACCGGAGACAGACCAGAACAACAAGATCTAAACCCGGACTGGCACAAGGCTTTGTACGCTAAAGTATTGCAATTGATCGATTATAAGTCCAAAGCAAACGTGATCGAGGACGTGTGCGAGAAAGCCGCTAGTTACGGGCACCAGCTCTGCTTGAACTTGGCGCGGTATTTGGGCGTCCCGTGGCACAGCCCGTTGCCCTATGAGTACTCAGCGTGCGACCTGGCTGCGGGCATAGGCGACTTGAACTGCCTGAAGGTGGCGTTCTACGAAGGCAGTCGGCGAAACAAGTCGACGTGCGCCGCTGCTGCGGCGGACGGACACTTGGAATGTCTACGATTCTTGCATGAGAATGGGTGCGAATGGGACGTCGAGACATGCAACCAGGCCGCGGCCGGCGGACACCTGGATTGCGTAAAATACGCCCACGAAAACGGGTGCGAGTGGGACGAGGTCGCCACGATGCAAGCGGCCGTCAACGGCCATCAATCCGTGCTCGAGTACTTGCACGAGAATAATTGTCCTTGGGACGAAGTAACGTCCTATCACGCAGCGATAAACGGACATTTGGATTGTctgttttattgttacaaaaaCGGGTGTCCTTGGGATGAGGCGACCTGTAGATATGCCGCAACTTACGGACACATAGACATTTTGAAATTCGCTCGCCAAAATGGGTGTCCTTGGGATAAAAGAACGACTGAAGAGGCTGCGAGGACTGGACAGTTGGAGTGTTTGCAATATTGTCACAATAACGGTTGTCCCTGGGACGAGGCCGTTTGTCATCAAGCCGCACGTAACGGTCACTTGGGCTGTTTAATATACGCCCACGAAAACGGTTGTCCTTGGGACTCCAGAACGTTTAACGAGGCTTTGTCGAACGGAAATATAGACTGCTTGAATTATGCGTTCAACAAAGGATGTCCACGAGAAGGCGAGACGTTCATATTCCATCTTCCGAACACAAATAATGAACCCGAACGAACTCCAATTGATCGCCACTTGCATAAACGTTCCAAGATTGATAAATAA